One window of Manihot esculenta cultivar AM560-2 chromosome 17, M.esculenta_v8, whole genome shotgun sequence genomic DNA carries:
- the LOC110605294 gene encoding probable xyloglucan endotransglucosylase/hydrolase protein 28: MVVSHLPTCFLLILSLSAVFVSGSRRTLPIIPFDEGYTQLFGDNNLVIHKDGNKVHLSLDERTGSGFVSQDLYLHGYFSASIKLPADYTAGVVVAFYMSNGDTYVKNHDEIDFEFLGNIRGKDWRIQTNIYGNGSTSIGREERYSLWFDPAEDFHQYSILWTDSQIIFYVDNVPIREVKRTVSMGGDFPSKPMSLYATIWDGSDWATNGGKYRVNYKYAPYVTEFRDFVLHGCAVDPVEQISRCDIAESSQAIPTGVSTSQRIKMNSFRTKYMTYSYCYDQARYKVPPSECVINPQEAARLKSFDPVTFGGSRRHRGKHHRRSRSSQSEASI, translated from the exons ATGGTGGTCTCTCATCTTCCCACTTGCTTTCTCCTGATTTTGTCTCTTTCTGCTGTTTTTGTTTCTGGGTCTCGAAGAACTTTACCTATTATACCATTTGATGAAGGATATACCCAGCTTTTTGGGGATAATAATCTGGTTATTCACAAAGATGGCAACAAAGTCCATTTATCGCTAGATGAAAGAACAG GGTCTGGATTCGTTTCTCAAGATTTATACTTACATGGCTATTTCAGTGCTTCTATCAAGTTGCCGGCGGATTATACTGCTGGAGTTGTGGTTGCTTTTTAT ATGTCAAATGGTGATACTTATGTGAAGAACCATGATGAGATTGACTTTGAGTTCTTGGGCAACATAAGGGGCAAAGACTGGAGGATACAGACAAATATTTATGGCAATGGAAGCACCAGCATTGGCAGAGAAGAAAGATACAGTCTCTGGTTTGATCCTGCTGAGGATTTCCATCAATACAGCATTCTCTGGACTGATTCCCAGATCAT ATTTTATGTGGACAATGTCCCCATCAGGGAGGTGAAAAGAACAGTATCTATGGGGGGTGATTTCCCTTCCAAGCCCATGTCTTTGTATGCCACTATATGGGATGGATCTGACTGGGCTACCAATGGAGGCAAATATAgagtaaattataaatatgCACCTTATGTCACAGAATTCCGCGACTTTGTGCTACATGGATGTGCTGTTGATCCAGTCGAACAGATATCGAGATGCGATATTGCAGAGAGTTCACAAGCAATCCCCACTGGTGTCTCCACCTCGCAAAGAATTAAAATGAACAGTTTTAGGACAAAGTACATGACATATTCCTATTGCTATGATCAAGCTCGATACAAGGTTCCTCCATCCGAGTGTGTGATCAATCCCCAAGAAGCTGCACGGCTCAAATCATTCGATCCTGTTACATTTGGTGGAAGCCGGCGTCACCGTGGGAAACACCATCGCCGGAGCAGATCAAGCCAATCCGAGGCCTCCATTTAA
- the LOC110605039 gene encoding anthranilate synthase beta subunit 1, chloroplastic translates to MAATATLLAQFALLQSLPLKKLHSPRLPSPSTVSLPSKLSFVAKRENGFAAKCSMAVTESISLPAASSSRETKNPIVVIDNYDSFTYNLCQYMGELGCHFEVYRNDELTVEELKRKNPRGLLISPGPGTPQDSGISLQAVLELGPLVPLFGVCMGLQCIGEAFGGKIVRSPYGVMHGKSSLVYFDEKGEDGMFSGLKNPFTAGRYHSLVIEKDSFPSEQLEITAWTEDGLIMAARHKKYKYLQGVQFHPESIKTSEGKIIVRNFIKQIERKEAESQN, encoded by the exons ATGGCTGCAACTGCAACTCTACTTGCACAGTTTGCTCTCCTTCAATCTCTCCCTCTCAAGAAGCTTCACAGTCCTCGTCTACCTTCCCCCTCTACTGTCTCTCTGCCCTCAA AATTGAGCTTTGTTGCCAAGAGGGAAAATGGGTTCGCTGCAAAATGTTCAATGGCTGTCACTGAATCGATTTCGTTGCCTGCGGCTTCCAGTAGTAGGGAGACGAAGAATCCCATAGTTGTCATTGACAATTATGATAGTTTTACCTATAATCTTTGCCAG TACATGGGGGAGTTGGGATGCCACTTTGAGGTTTACCGGAATGACGAGTTAACTGTGGAAGAGCTAAAAAG GAAAAATCCAAGAGGGTTGCTTATATCCCCAGGACCAG GCACACCACAAGATTCTGGCATATCATTACAAGCTGTTTTAGAGCTTGGACCTCTGGTGCCTTTATTTGGCGTGTGTATGGGACTGCAGTGTATTGGAGAGGCTTTTGGAG GAAAGATTGTGCGTTCCCCTTATGGTGTCATGCATGGGAAGAGTTCTCTTGTGTATTTCGACGAGAAAGGGGAAGACGGCATGTTTTCTGGGTTAAAAAA CCCTTTTACTGCTGGGAGGTATCATAGCCTCGTGATTGAAAAGGATAGTTTCCCTAGTGAACAACTTGAGATTACAGCATGGACAGAGGATGGGCTAATAATGGCTGCTCGTCACAAAAAATATAAGTATCTACAG GGGGTACAGTTCCATCCAGAAAGCATTAAAACTTCAGAAGGCAAGATTATCGTTCGCAACTTCATCAAACAGATAGAGAGAAAAGAGGCCGAATCTCAGAACTAG
- the LOC110605159 gene encoding RNA demethylase ALKBH10B, whose protein sequence is MAMPPGNVVMSDKMQFPAGGGGGGGGGGGVGNEIHQQHHHHRHQWFPVDERDGFISWLRGEFAAANAIIDSLCHHLRAVGEPGEYDLVIGCIQQRRCNWNPVLHMQQYFSVGEVIVALQQVALRKQQQQHQRYYYDQPKVGGKEFKRSSSAGFNKGQRGGGDVVKEAINSSVGCNSFDGNSSGNIGNEKFEEIKSGGDVGKLEDKSQALAEDKKDNMKPHIDNHLKSSGNSEGTLSESLEAETEAVDEQSSPKENDPHSSQNQSVKQNLTMTPKTFVGAEMVDGKTVNVVDGLRFYEELLDDVEISKLVSLVNDMRASGRRGQLQGQTFVVSKRPMKGHGREMIQLGLPIVDAPAEDENAAGTSKDRRIESIPALLQEVIDRFVSMQIIAMKPDSCIIDIYNEGDHSQPYMWPPWFGKPVSVLFLTECDLTFGRVITADHPGDYRGSLKLPLAPGSLLVMQGKSTDVAKHAIPAIRKQRILVTFTKAQPKNFAQSDGQRLPSSAAASSTHWGPPPSRSPNHIRHPVPKHYTAIPTTGVLPAPAIRPQIPPPNGVQPLFVTAAVAAPMPFPAPVPIPSVSTGWPAAPPRHPPNRLSVPVPGTGVFLPPPGSGNASSPQVSTSEINFPVEATSSLPDKESGTGKSNLVTCASPKEKLDGKTQRQDCNGNPDVRVGTKEEQGSVDHTVVDKSAGTV, encoded by the exons ATGGCAATGCCACCGGGAAATGTGGTCATGTCGGATAAAATGCAGTTTCCTGCTGGCGGTGGTGGtggcggcggcggcggcggcggAGTTGGAAATGAGATCCACCAGCAGCACCACCACCATCGCCACCAGTGGTTCCCCGTGGATGAACGTGATGGGTTCATCTCGTGGCTGAGGGGGGAGTTTGCAGCTGCCAACGCTATCATTGACTCCCTCTGCCACCACCTGCGAGCTGTTGGGGAACCCGGTGAGTATGACTTAGTTATAGGGTGTATACAGCAGAGGAGGTGTAATTGGAATCCTGTGCTGCATATGCAGCAGTACTTCTCAGTGGGGGAGGTGATTGTTGCATTGCAGCAGGTGGCATTAAGGAAGCAACAGCAGCAACATCAGAGGTACTATTATGATCAGCCGAAAGTTGGAGGGAAGGAGTTTAAGAGATCTTCTAGTGCGGGGTTTAACAAAGGACAAAGGGGTGGTGGTGATGTAGTGAAAGAAGCTATTAATTCTAGTGTAGGATGTAACAGTTTTGATGGGAATTCTTCAGGAAATATTGGGAATGAGAAATTTGAGGAGATAAAATCAGGAGGCGATGTGGGGAAATTGGAGGACAAGAGTCAAGCACTTGCTGAGGATAAGAAAG ATAACATGAAGCCTCATATAGATAACCACTTGAAGAGTTCAGGAAATTCAGAAGGAACCTTGTCTGAGAGTTTGGAAGCAGAGACTGAGGCTGTGGATGAGCAATCCAGCCCTAAAG AGAATGATCCACATTCCAGTCAAAATCAGAGTGTGAAGCAGAACCTCACTATGACCCCAAAAACATTTGTTGGTGCAGAGATGGTTGATGGAAAGACG GTTAACGTGGTTGATGGACTCAGATTCTATGAAGAATTGCTTGATGATGTGGAAATCTCAAAGCTTGTTTCATTGGTTAATGATATGAGAGCCTCAGGGAGAAGAGGACAATTACAAG GTCAAACATTTGTGGTCTCGAAGAGACCTATGAAGGGACATGGTAGAGAGATGATTCAATTGGGTCTCCCCATAGTGGATGCACCTGCTGAAGATGAAAATGCTGCAGGGACTTCTAAAG ATCGCAGAATAGAATCTATCCCAGCCTTGCTGCAAGAGGTCATTGATCGTTTCGTAAGCATGCAGATAATTGCCATGAAACCAGACTCTTGCATAATTGACATATATAATGAG GGCGACCACTCACAGCCTTACATGTGGCCTCCGTGGTTTGGAAAGCCTGTTTCTGTGCTTTTCTTGACAGAATGTGACCTCACTTTTGGGAGAGTAATCACGGCAGACCATCCTGGGGATTACAGAGGCTCTCTCAAGCTGCCTCTTGCACCCGG ATCCCTCCTTGTGATGCAAGGCAAATCCACAGATGTTGCTAAACATGCAATTCCTGCAATTCGAAAACAACGCATACTTGTTACCTTCACGAAAGCTCAACCCAAAAATTTTGCACAAAGTGATGGCCAACGGCTACCCTCCTCTGCTGCAGCCTCATCCACTCACTGGGGTCCGCCACCAAGTAGATCACCAAATCACATTCGCCATCCCGTTCCCAAGCATTATACAGCGATTCCAACGACTGGTGTGCTGCCAGCTCCAGCCATTCGGCCACAAATTCCCCCTCCAAATGGTGTTCAACCGCTCTTTGTGACTGCTGCTGTTGCAGCTCCAATGCCTTTCCCTGCACCTGTTCCTATTCCATCTGTTTCAACAGGATGGCCGGCAGCTCCTCCAAGGCATCCTCCAAATCGTCTCTCTGTCCCTGTTCCAGGCACCGGTGTTTTCCTTCCACCACCAGGTTCTGGAAATGCATCATCTCCACAGGTATCAACAAGTGAAATAAACTTCCCTGTGGAGGCAACATCATCTCTGCCAGATAAGGAGAGCGGAACAGGGAAATCAAATCTTGTTACATGTGCTTCTCCTAAAGAGAAATTGGATGGGAAGACTCAAAGACAAGATTGTAATGGGAATCCAGACGTAAGAGTTGGGACAAAGGAAGAACAGGGAAGTGTGGATCATACTGTGGTCGACAAGTCAGCTGGAACAGTTTAG